Proteins from a single region of Halodesulfovibrio sp. MK-HDV:
- a CDS encoding sigma 54-interacting transcriptional regulator, with protein sequence MPPPDFFRSVTNIICSTLDLQNAISNLYQYLQENLPVNTIGFDIYDDENRILHNIISLHEGKTRPIADLVISKEVHDRIMVEAADETILSGYTANSSDEEITQQVSKRIGHKHFSGVICYLRIDGELLGVATFLRSKPYAFSEKEIEALSSLGDPLAIAMVNALKFDELKAVKDQLQDDNKFLQRELAKKAGETIIGARTGLKTTMNMISQVANTDVPVMLLGETGVGKEVLANALHRMSPRRDKPFITVNCGAIPDSLVDSVLFGHEKGAFTGAAQQRKGRFERANGGTLLLDEIGELPPDAQVRLLRVLQEKTIERVGGDTEIPIDARIVAATHRDLKKLVNEGKFREDLWFRLSTFPVVIPPLRERQVDIPLLLAHFLNSCSAKLGVQQPAVTPEGIENLTNYRWPGNVREMHNVVERQIILGQGAPLTFSTLTSPETTIGSFPQTTYNIAPTALPAATSVTLETQGTFPTLDEVTRMYIEKALRHCKGKIEGTEGAAQILGINASTLRHRMRKLDISFGKKR encoded by the coding sequence ATGCCACCACCAGACTTTTTTAGAAGTGTGACGAATATCATTTGTTCAACGCTTGATCTGCAAAATGCAATTTCCAACCTCTACCAATACCTTCAAGAAAATTTACCTGTAAACACGATCGGTTTTGACATCTACGATGATGAAAATCGTATCCTGCATAACATTATTTCATTACATGAAGGCAAAACACGCCCTATTGCAGACCTTGTTATCAGTAAAGAAGTCCATGATCGAATCATGGTTGAGGCTGCAGATGAGACTATTCTTTCTGGATATACTGCAAACTCTTCCGACGAAGAGATCACACAACAAGTCAGCAAGCGTATAGGGCATAAACATTTTTCCGGTGTCATTTGTTATCTACGTATTGATGGAGAACTCCTTGGTGTAGCTACTTTCCTACGCTCCAAGCCGTATGCTTTTTCTGAAAAAGAAATAGAAGCCCTATCTTCCCTTGGCGACCCACTCGCCATTGCCATGGTCAACGCGCTTAAATTCGATGAATTAAAAGCCGTTAAGGACCAACTTCAGGACGACAACAAATTCCTGCAACGAGAGCTCGCCAAAAAAGCTGGTGAGACCATTATCGGCGCACGCACAGGCTTGAAAACGACCATGAATATGATCTCTCAAGTCGCAAACACAGATGTGCCGGTTATGCTGTTAGGAGAAACCGGTGTTGGTAAAGAAGTACTGGCAAACGCCCTGCATCGCATGTCTCCCCGACGCGACAAACCGTTCATCACGGTCAACTGTGGAGCTATTCCGGATTCTCTCGTAGACAGCGTCCTTTTCGGACATGAAAAAGGTGCATTCACTGGTGCGGCACAGCAGCGCAAAGGTCGCTTTGAGCGAGCCAACGGTGGCACATTACTTCTTGATGAAATCGGCGAACTACCGCCGGATGCTCAGGTTCGACTCCTTCGGGTTTTGCAAGAAAAAACCATTGAACGCGTTGGCGGTGACACTGAAATACCCATTGATGCCCGAATCGTTGCAGCCACACACAGAGATTTAAAAAAGCTGGTGAACGAAGGAAAATTCCGCGAAGATTTATGGTTCCGACTCAGCACATTTCCAGTTGTTATTCCGCCGTTACGTGAACGCCAAGTGGATATTCCATTACTGCTTGCCCACTTCCTGAACAGCTGTTCTGCAAAGCTTGGGGTACAGCAACCAGCTGTCACTCCCGAAGGAATAGAAAATTTGACCAATTACCGTTGGCCGGGGAACGTGCGTGAGATGCATAACGTTGTTGAGCGCCAGATAATTTTAGGACAAGGCGCTCCCCTAACCTTCTCAACGTTGACCTCACCAGAAACCACCATAGGGTCCTTTCCTCAAACCACGTACAACATCGCGCCCACAGCACTTCCCGCCGCAACGTCCGTGACTCTAGAGACACAGGGAACATTTCCTACGTTGGATGAGGTGACGCGCATGTACATTGAAAAAGCACTGCGTCATTGTAAGGGTAAGATTGAAGGAACTGAAGGAGCCGCCCAGATTTTGGGAATCAACGCCTCCACCCTGCGCCATAGGATGCGTAAGCTTGACATTTCGTTCGGTAAAAAAAGATAA